The segment TTCCAACAACTACAAATACTGGGGTAAATAAATGCAATGACAAGCATTGGACCAATAACCAATAAAGATTTGTAAATGTAGAAATATAGTTAAGTGGTGCAggagtgtgtataaatatattgtGAACTTCTGATACTCTACTAACTGCACAAGAGACTTCGAAACATTTGTCATAAAATGAAACTAGTAGCTATTTTCCTTTTTACAGTGGTGTGTGAACTAAATAATCAACAGACATGATAACTGTCATGGTTTGTGATTTTATTGACAGGTGAGCGACTGAGTGGAAGTAAAGACCACAACCTTCATGTGGCTCCCCAACAGAAGGAAATACTTTCCCTTCAAGGGTTCTTCAGGATATTCTTTCATCGTTATTTACGTTTATCTGATAAGAAAAACATTGtcaaggaagaaaagaaagggggcaagaaaaaaaatcacatacaGTTTATGTATATTTGGAAAATTAAAACCCACACTATCAATATCAAAACACACAATCCACTtcgccctccacacacacacacacacacacaaactcagtgtTTTTTCTGCTCACGACATTTGTAAAGTCTGTTCACTGATGATATCCTTCTTGCTCATCTCTCTGGCCTTGCCGAACTCCACGTCGTTGTTGGGGACGGGCACCATGGTGGGCTTCTTGTTCTTGGAGAAAGCGAACCTGAAATGATCAAGGACACAAAGACcacatttacaattttttttaattatatggTTAAAGGACaaatatgtaatacatttccTGTACTAAATCATGAAATGAATATGATATGTAATGATTACATTGTAATCAGAAATTAAAGaaacatgctaaactgaaaattggcttctccgacaacaatgctacagccagtatattctccttttaaaatTTCCGTTCCAGATCAGTTCCTTTACCCTTTTCTCCAATACCCCTTTGACACTCTGGGTTGTCAGATAAGAATGGAAGACGGCACACAAACTGGACCAACAGACAATGTTTGATTCTACCTGACTAAAAAGGCCTCGGCATCCCTCTAAAAAGCCTTATGACCATAGAAGTAATAAAATGTGAGTAAATATTAGAGATGGATTTGAAAGATGGAAACAGCTAAGAGCCCAGAAGGTTTATAAGTGATCACAAGTAAAGCAGGCTAACGCTTCATGCGAACACACGCTAATGTACTGCTATCAGTCACACCAGATGTGCAATGGGCCACGGTGTTTACTACCTCGGAAACAACTAGTATGACAGAAATATTGACACAGAGCTAAAGCCCCTGAAAACAGACATGTTAATAGCAAatgaacagagagactgtgtgagagtggaCAGATGGATACTTGACTTGCAGTGCCGAAATGTTCGGGGAGTTGCAATGTGAATGATGCGCGCATCCAGATGAAGAGCTATggttaaaacacaaaacaaaaaacaatccaGCCTTCTTGGCTATTTCAAGAGGCAAACTCAAGGTAAACTGAGTCATTGAGTGTGGATATTACGCAATGTATCAAATTACGTTGatgcaaacaacaacaaaaaaagtttgacgTGACTATGTAGCAACCCAAACCTTTACACCAATAATTAGCCTAAGGTGTACTGATGGCCAAGTCTGTCACTGAAggtttatctctctcacacaataaCAGTATTTCCAAGGCACACTTGGGGAACAAAACACAGACTAATACGGATACAAAAATGTtatcttaaagcagcaatatagagttctgttccaaaactaacAAGTTAACTACTTAAAAGGCACGCAAAaatcttgcaaacaccaccaacagcccagttgacactgatagaagcttgccaacacactaactggtgtcttctggcagtatagctggcatgGTCCtgttgtgaaagcttttcttccatttttgcagggtattccagcccggtatacagaactacatagggcatatcctggatgactaatgggaaagacacaggtgtttatctgtccacatgacacatgacatggttttgaggatggtactaaaactagttgcctataaaaccatacctcaaaaagtgtcaaattgttgcatagtgttactttatttttgtatgtagATATACCTCCACCTACTAATAATAGAAACGCATCTGCTCCCAACAGAGAGGCCACAACAGTCATTTTGACATGTAATGTACATTTCATCATGGATTAAGTAACTCAACAGATCCACAGTTATATTACACAGAGCGGTTGTGTAATATAACCTTCCATCCCCGTTTGTCTCCATATTGGCATAGAGTAATCTCCTTTGCTTCATGTGCCTCGTTGCAATACTGGATGTTTCACCATGCTACTTCTTCACTTGCCTCAAATAACGAATGTCTGTCTCCATATTTGCTTCTGTCACTGTTGTCTCTCTTTTGTGTTCTGCAGAGATGTCTGAAGAGGAGGCCTCTGAGGATCTGCCTGTCTCTATGCAGCTGCACAGGGCTAACTTTGGCCTGAGtgagtggtgcaaatctgagctgttgttttgctccttgagtaaaggttttgataattgtgtaatacttttgattttagtgtttatccaatcgtaaaaaactgtaaagaaTTAATACAAATGTAGTAAAAGACTTACAGTGGgaaaaataagtattttaacccctgccgatttcgcaagtttggccacttgcaaagaaatgtgtgatctataattgtaatagtaggtgtattttaacagtgagaaacagaatatcaacaaaaaaatccagaaaactgcattttataacatttatgacttaatttgcatttgatgcagaaaataagtatttgaacccctagcaaaacatgacttagtacttggtggaataacccttgttggcaagcacagacgtcagacttttcttgtagttggtcaccaggtttacacacatctcaggagggattttggtccactcctctttgcagatcctctccaaatccttaaggttgcgttttcaatgggagggaatgagggaatgaggttcaagcccaatattccacattacatggccccatccatagtcccctcgatgcagtggagtcgtcctgtacccttggcggagaaacagccccaaagcataatgtttccacctccatgcttgacggtggggatggtgtcatattcagcattcttccccctccaaacgcggcaagtcgagttgatgccaaagagcttgattttggtctcatctgaccacatcctgtctcccaatcctccttagaatcattcaagtgttcattggcaaacctcagacggccctgtacatgtgcttccttgagcagggggaccttgcgagttctgcagtacttcaaaccaatACGGCGTactgtgttgccaatggttttcttagtgactgtggtcccagctgccttgagatcattcacaagctccccctgtgtaattctggggttattctgcaccttcggatgatcaccgataccgcacgaggggatatcttgcatggagccccagacctagagcgatggacagttgtttggtgttgcttccatttacgaataatcgcaccaatagttgtctgcttctcaccaagctgcttgccaatggttttgtaacccattccagccttgtgcaggtctacaatcttatctctgacgtccttggtcaactctttggtcttgcccatggtggtgaggttgaaggtgtgaagtatgattctttggacaggtttcttttatacacgtcaccagttgagatcaggtgtaccttgttaggcctaatgaggactaatctgtgtgcttcttgggcacataactggtcattgggagccagaattcttgctgtttgctagggggttcaaatacttattttctgcatcaaatacaaataaagtcataaatgttataaaatgcagttttctggatttgtttgttgatattctatttttcactgttaaaatacacctaccattacaattatagatcacacatttctttgcaagtggccaaacttgcgaaatcggcaggggttcaaatacttattttccccactgtatataacATCGTATCAACAATTCAGAGGTCATGTCCCACAGAGGTAGGTTGACGATGTCAAACTTGTGAAGTTGTCCTCATCCCCTAAGCAGGCATTTCATGCAAGTCAGGTTGATGTGTACCTTCTTCATTTGACAATATCAACTAAGTAAATCCAATTGCACAGTATTATTTTTTAATActatgtaaagtgtgtgtcatCATCTGCATGTGTTGGTGAGTGCTTACATCTGTCCCTGCTACATCATCAGGTTTGTGTTATATGAATGCAAAAATAAAAGAACAACATTGCCATCTACTGTCAAACACAGCATGCTCAAAAGTTTACCATGCACTTTAAACTGTGCGATGCTGCTTTCAGCATGTACACAATATGAAGGAAAAGAGATGCCACTTACACCCTGCATAACAAAGTAtaacaaaacaagaacaaaaatcGAATTTGTTTGCCTCATCTATAATAAGAGAGCAAatcaaagaaaaacagaatATAAAGGATACAGCCAATGGAAAGACAAGCTTGATCCACACCCCTCTAATCTGTCATGAGTCATGTTCTCTTGTACCGAGTCATCAGGAGTAAGGTTCAACAACTCCTCTACGGAGACTACGGAAGCTTTCCCCCTTAACGCCATGTGGACCAGCATTCCCATTGTTATCTGGAATCTTTCCATTTGGAAGGTTCTCACCAACAGAGGTTTGAATGGCCAGAGAGGTTTCTACCAGCTGGTTCATGGTGGAACATTCAGAATCCTCTTGTGTCCACAGAGTCCTGAGCGCTGACTCCAACGTACCCCACATCCAGAGCGAGAATGATGGCGATGGCAATGACATATGTGTAACAAATGTAATTCACTATCATGCTCACAGCTGCATTTCCTCCAGGATTAATAAAGTGCCTACTACCTACCTATGCATTTCTCCATGCTGCATCACTACACTGGAATCACACAAAGGATGTGTGTTGATCAGGCCACTGAGGAAACCATTGAGATGTAACAGCTCGCCTCCCTTGTATGGATCCCTTATTCTGTATACAGTCAGACAAAAGTAACAAAGCTATTAAATCCCACTTAACTTTCCAGGAATGTCCCTTTCCCCGCTTAAACCTCAACTGGCTAGTAGCATCctatcacccacacacaacggAAAGCCCAGAATTTAGGCACGGCAGGTCCTCATAGCAGGTTTTCTGTCCAAGGGCATGCCTCTGAGCAATCATGGCAGCCTCAGACAGATTTCCCTAAAAGTGCTAAATGCACTCATCGAGGCTGACAACACTGCCACTCTCCAGGGCCGTGTCCCCGAAATGTCTGTGTTTAGTGAATAAAGCTTATCCACTGGAATGGATCCTAATAAAGTGAACATTGGTCCACCCCTTCAACTAGATTCCAGATGAAAATTGCTTTTACAATTATTTTAGGAGCTTAACTGTCACTGATATGCTAGTGGGTTAGGTGTGTACAACTATTTAGATTGTGATGCATGCTTTTGCCATGGAAATAATAAACAGGCTTCAAATAATTAAACTTAAACTTTAATACTTCATGCTATGCTCTGGACCTGTGTTAGACAGTTATGAGAAAACAATAGCTtcaacaacagaagaagcaaaGCATGGCTCCATAGTCATTAAAAAAACTACAGATTTAGGCTAATACATGACTAACTAAAGAAACATAATTTTAATCCTAAACTTCAAACAGTTTATAACATTACGCTACACATTACATCCTTTCCATATCCTGTCCTGAGAGTTTTCCAATAATCACCCATGCCCTGATAAGAGAAGGGGCATGTATTAGCCAGCAGCCAaggttaaatgtgtgtttaaacatGCATGTATTAGCCAGCAGCCAaggttaaatgtgtgtttaaacatGCATGTATTAGCCAGCAGCCAaggttaaatgtgtgtttaaacatGATAAAAAAGTGCATGTACAGTAGGAAACATGCAGGCCTATACAGCACATTTTCAAGGACAGTTGTGTACATTTCGCAACTTTGTCAGGGTTAGGGCGGCTGAGAAACCTATAAAAACTGACACAGTTCATTCATTTCACTCATACACATTTGTAGGGTGTCACGGTACAGTTTAGTCTTTCCTCAACAAATCAGACGTAGTTGAATCTGGGTTAAACCTAGTAGCAGATATCACTTGGAATTCTTAAGGCTTATGTTCTTCTTGATATCGAACTATTGTCAGTTCCATAGTTGTGAAACAAATGCTAAAAGAATATTTCATCTGTGCGACAATGATAGTTAGTCTAAACCGTTAAACTGGTTGAAGTAAAAAATGTCTTAAATATTTACAGTGTggtgttcccccccccccaggtgatTGTCTGTCATGGCTGTGTTCAAGTTCGCTGTGGGTCTGCTGGCCCTGCTGCTGGTGTCTGCCTGggctgaggaggtggaggtgagggATTGGCTCATTACCGCTCCTGAGTcctctgagagtgagagtgatagaTTGTCTCAGGCTCACCTGTATGAGCTACATTAACCCAAGCTAATGAAGTCTGTCTCCTGAAACGCTGTCATTACACTGTTTGTAACAATGAGCTAAGTTTCAAATTGACGGGAGAGTTAATATGCAAGGGTGTCCTGTGATTCTTTTAAATGTATAAATTCTGAATTGTTTATGAAGTATTCATAAATGTGTAATGCTGCAAAAATCCTTAAATTGTTAATAGGTCCATAGTAGTTAATATTGTTTTTATGTAttcataaatatttaaataacaATGAGTCAGCATAATTTTTAGCAGCTAATCTTTCTCATTATGCTAATGTTTCAATGCACTGACTGATATGGtgttctttatttctctcctcaTCAATCCCATTGTCAGACTGGTAAGTGATCTTTTCTGTTGATTACAATTTTAATTTCCTcatgataatatatatatatatatatatatatgaaaaaaatatacattttcatttttatgttttttcatCAGTTTGGAGAAATCTGAGCAATGTGGTAAATAACTAATTTTACAAGTTGATCGCACAGTCCACATTGTGAAATTTAAGCTTTGACAAATAGTCAGTCTGGTGTAGATTTGGTCCCAATCTGGTGCCGATCAACACCAAATCAGGACCGGATTCATCACACGGAGGAACAACTGCTCCTTGTCTCTCCACTGCTTGTCTGCACGCCCCAACCTGTGGGTGTTCATGATTCCTCCATGCTCACACCCACCAGCCTAATGTCTTATCTGTACACAGCAATCCTTTTGGTACTGTGACTGGCTAAAGTAGGTGTCAAATATTCAAAAAAGCAGTAGCCTCCTGCAATATATGAACATTCACATTCAAAGGTTGAAATTCAAACGTGCGTACACTGCAGGATGTGTCTTTGGCAGCTGAGTTGGTGTTGTCCCGAGGGCCATGTAGCTCTGTGTGCAATGCTTGTTTAATGAAGAGGAAATAATTAATTTGGCTCCTTCATCCTTCTGTGCGCTAGCTTATTTCCCAGTTCAAATGTAGCTCAAGTCTTCTTTTTGCTTTCGACAGACGTCTCTGAAGAGGAGAATCTTTCTGTGTCTGAGATTCTTTACAGAGCCAACTTTGGCATAGGTAAGTTATATGAGCACAGTCACAAACAAATACTCTATTTCTAATTTTAAGTCATTCTGTGATGCGCTCACCCTTTCTTTTTTAGGAATTTATGAAAAGTTGGCCCATGCCCTCAGAGTTTTAATATGTATTTACCGATGATTATCCACCAgcacatgatgatgatgagcccCAGCTGCTGGATGACATCGCCGTGGACAACGAGAATGACAGGAACGCTGACCCTTGCACCTCTCGTGGCTGCATGTGGCCAAAGTCCAGTGATAGGAAAGTCTACGTGCCCTACTATATCAGCAACGACTTCTGTGAGTGACCCCTCAGGTCTCTCATCAAGCTGACCAGTACAATCCATCGAAACTTAAGTTCCTTATTACAACTCCAGAGCCAAAAGTATTTGTAAACCTCTCATCACCTGAGACATAGAAAATGTGTCGTCTTTGGCGATTCGCTTTGGTGAATAATGCCGTGATAATGCTCAGTGTTAGCCATGTCTGAAGTGTTCACTTTCATTACATTTTAACTTGACAACCaaattatacacacactgacgtcATGAAATCAGACTGCCCAATAGGAGCGTCAAGTTAAGTGTAACAGTACATCAGAAAGTTAACTCTTTTGTTCCATTAACCTCTTCATTGCTGAACTTGTCCCACAGCTGCCCGTGAGAAGTCCATCATCCAGCGCGGCCTGGACTCCTtcgcctcctccacctgcatcCGCTTCAAGGCCCGCAGATCTGAGAGGGACTACATTGGCATCTACTCCAAGAACGGGTGTGAAACCTGAGCATACACGTATCATCATCTGAGAATTATCAAGTTCAAAGTGTACTTCTGGGAAAAACAAGATTGAAAATCGATATTTTTTATactatttaattgtatattATTTGTAACaataatattttttaataatattatgttattattttgtactaattcatattattttacattatttggtgaaaaaaaaactcaaatttTTGGACATGTCAGATCGACCTTGTTAATTCTCGGATGACAATATCACTCCTGTAGCTAGGAGAGGCTACACATACAGCCTATGACTCTGAAGGGGTCATGATTGAAATGGTTAAACCCTCAGGGCAGCAAATATGATGAGGTGTGCAGTCTGCATGCAGAAACTAAAAAGAACAGAAGTACTAGAGCCTTGATGTGCAAACACAGTTCCTTCTGTGAACAGgctatgcattcactgtgaCATTCTGTCTGGATTTTAAGTTACAAAAAGGTAGCTACATCCTTAATGTTCCTACATTATCCTACTCAAATGCTGATGTTACTCTGttgttagcatagcatagttaTAGCTTTGATCTGATGACCTTTCTTTGTCTCCATACATCAGGTGCTACTCCTACATTGGCCGTCGCGGTGGCCAGCAGGTTGTGTCTCTGAGCCGTAGGGGTTGTCTGTACCACAACACTGTCCAGCACGAGCTGCTGCACGCTCTGGGCTTCAACCACGAGCAGACCCGCAGCGACCGTGACAACCACATCCGTGTCGTCTGGGAGAACGTCATTGAAGGTAGGATAACATATCTAAACTAATTATCAAAAACATTATTTCCCCCTCCGTCTTAGTAGCGTATTTGTAATGTGGGTTTGTAACATGTACTTAGATACTTTCATATAGTGTATATGATGATCATATTTGTATAGCAGGCAGAGGCTGTTTCAAAAGAATTAGTTAGCAGAGATAACATTTAGAAGTTAAAACTgtttctttcacacagacatgaagcaCAACTTCAACAAGAAGAACACCCTCAACCAGGGAACTCCCTATGATTACAACTCCGTCATGCAGTACCACAAGTCAGTAACACAATGCATGCTGATCTACTCTTCCAAATAATCTTCACTGATTCATGAATTGATTCATTATttaattcagtcattcattcatccatccatttgaCAATATTTTCACAAGCCATTTTCTCATCTCTTCATGTACATTCTGGATGGATATTTCTGTCGTATTAGGACGGCTTTCTCCAAGAACAACCGGCCCACCATGGTCCCCATCCCCAACAGCAACGTTGCGATTGGCAAGGCTGGCCAGATGAGCAAGAACGACCTTCTCAGACTAAACAGGCTGTACAAGTGCTGTGAGTAGAACTTCATTCAGCATTTGTTGCGTGTGTTTTCCTGATTCCTGATCCTAATGAAAATATCTGGTTAGTTGATGATTTGAAAATGAGAGGTCCAGGATTtgtcacttcttttttttcatgatttTAATTGATGCTATCGTTTTTTTATCAGAAACAAAAGGACAACCACATAGCCTGAGGAACCTGTGATGAGAAGTCAGATATGACTCCCGGATTCACACAGAGCATGATGAACTGGATTTGGGTTCCTCTGTCTCATATGTCTCACCAGTCTCAAAATAAATCACAAGAAATATAACATTTGTTGCTGATTTCTTTCATGTACATAGGGTAATGAATTATAAGAATGCTGAAAGAAGGTTTACAAATATAATTAAAGAAATATTAATAGTTGCGTCCACAACACTGCCGATGTCTAAATAAAATTGTAATTCTCTCAGCATATCCTCTGATCAAACATCTGATCAACCAGCTGGCGTGTACACAGTATAATGGAAAAGGCTGTGTgatctctcctttcatctccatTCTCACAGTTTGTCTGCCTCATTCTGTGTGTCCACAAAATACCAACCATTtattcatcacacacagtaAGAAACTGACTAACAACTAACTGAGAGAGGGCCTTAAAAACTGTCGTGGATGTATAAACATATCACACATTGTGCCAACAATACAAAAGTCAAGTTACAGAGGAAACACATATAATTTCCTAAATGTTTTTACTTCTAGAGACTCCTGATAGTCTAACATATtttgagggtgaaaaaaaaagtcttaacTGGCAGAGCAATGTCCATATAATGGGGTCTGAAAAGAGATGCTCCCCACACACGCTCTGCAAAAAGATGTGCCTCGCACACGGTCTGCAAAAACATCTGCCAGTCGGCCCCCAAATCAATGGTcttttaaagcaacagtaaggaGTTTTCCTCTAAAACTATTAAGCTAACTAAAGAATAGCcaacaaccttgcaaacaccactatTTGTTGTACTATAAAAGCTGTTCTTACAATTTTGCTGGG is part of the Clupea harengus chromosome 6, Ch_v2.0.2, whole genome shotgun sequence genome and harbors:
- the LOC105892628 gene encoding low choriolytic enzyme-like isoform X2, with the protein product MAVFKFAVGLLALLLVSAWAEEVETDVSEEENLSVSEILYRANFGIAHDDDEPQLLDDIAVDNENDRNADPCTSRGCMWPKSSDRKVYVPYYISNDFSAREKSIIQRGLDSFASSTCIRFKARRSERDYIGIYSKNGCYSYIGRRGGQQVVSLSRRGCLYHNTVQHELLHALGFNHEQTRSDRDNHIRVVWENVIEDMKHNFNKKNTLNQGTPYDYNSVMQYHKTAFSKNNRPTMVPIPNSNVAIGKAGQMSKNDLLRLNRLYKC
- the LOC105892628 gene encoding hatching enzyme 1.2-like isoform X1 translates to MAVFKFAVGLLALLLVSAWAEEVETDVSEEENLSVSEILYRANFGIAHDDDEPQLLDDIAVDNENDRNADPCTSRGCMWPKSSDRKVYVPYYISNDFSAREKSIIQRGLDSFASSTCIRFKARRSERDYIGIYSKNGCYSYIGRRGGQQVVSLSRRGCLYHNTVQHELLHALGFNHEQTRSDRDNHIRVVWENVIEDMKHNFNKKNTLNQGTPYDYNSVMQYHKTAFSKNNRPTMVPIPNSNVAIGKAGQMSKNDLLRLNRLYKCCE